One genomic region from Yarrowia lipolytica chromosome 1C, complete sequence encodes:
- a CDS encoding uncharacterized protein (Compare to YALI0C24233g, similar to uniprot|O13389 Emericella nidulans serine O- acetyltransferase) has protein sequence MKLARSTPRILRGIRPQSMVFARQVATSTVRKSSNPQLAFPCLDHLESKQQRITQSFESGPEPSYGVNEGYKTYHSDKPLYLDYGGVLPEFDIGYETWGELNEDKSNGILIHTGLSASSHAKSHPDNPKPGWWEKFIGPGLSIDTDKYFVVCTNVLGGCYGSTGPSSIDPASGKRYATSFPIVSINDMVRGQNRLIRSLGIKKLHASVGSSMGGMQSLAYANDFSAEVDRVVSVSGCARSHPYSIAMRHVQRQILMSDANWKRGNYYDSVPPHVGMKLAREVATITYRSGPEWEQRFGRDRADPTRAPALCPDFLIETYLDHAGEKFCLEYDANSLLYVSKGMDLFDLGVESTKHTKAIRARTRQHENEAAQCPLPDKLIEEQPRSEVKTPSRQDLVDGVKNVAKHKVLVIGIASDILFPSWQQKEIAEVLRESVRQQGGNEFGIHHIELGEDVSMYGHDTFLLDVENVGGPIKRFLEH, from the coding sequence ATGAAACTCGCTcgctcaactccaagaaTTCTCAGAGGCATCAGGCCTCAAAGCATGGTCTTTGCTCGGCAGGTTGCTACCTCTACAGTACGCAAGTCTTCCAACCCGCAACTCGCATTTCCGTGCCTGGATCACCTAGAGTCAAAACAACAACGCATCACACAATCCTTTGAATCTGGTCCGGAACCCAGTTACGGCGTCAATGAGGGCTACAAGACATACCACAGTGATAAGCCTCTGTATCTCGACTATGGAGGAGTGCTTCCGGAGTTTGATATTGGCTACGAAACGTGGGGAGAGCTCAACGAAGACAAGTCCAACGGTATCTTGATCCACACGGGTCTGTCGGCCAGCTCACACGCCAAATCGCACCCCGACAACCCCAAACCGGGATGGTGGGAAAAGTTCATTGGTCCGGGACTTTCCATTGACACAGATAAGTACTTTGTGGTGTGCACAAATGTTCTGGGCGGATGTTACGGATCCACTGGTCCATCCAGTATCGATCCTGCCAGTGGCAAGCGATACGCAACCTCGTTTCCTATTGTGTCTATCAATGATATGGTCCGAGGTCAGAACCGATTGATCCGATCACTCGGTATCAAAAAGCTACATGCTTCTGTAGGCAGCTCCATGGGCGGTATGCAGTCCCTCGCGTATGCCAACGACTTTTCTGCCGAGGTGGACAGGGTGGTATCTGTTTCTGGATGTGCTCGATCCCATCCCTACTCGATTGCCATGCGACATGTTCAGCGTCAGATTCTCATGTCCGATGCTAACTGGAAACGAGGCAACTACTACGACAGCGTCCCCCCTCACGTCGGAATGAAGCTGGCTCGAGAGGTCGCCACCATCACATACAGATCAGGTCCCGAATGGGAGCAGCGATTCGGACGAGATCGAGCTGACCCCACCCGAGCACCCGCTTTGTGTCCCGACTTCCTCATTGAGACTTACCTGGATCATGCTGGCGAAAAGTTCTGTCTGGAGTACGACGCCAACTCTCTTCTATACGTTAGCAAGGGTATGGATCTGTTTGATCTCGGTGTTGAGTCCACCAAGCACACCAAGGCTATCCGAGCCAGAACTCGACAACATGAGAATGAAGCGGCACAGTGTCCTCTTCCCGATAAGCTGATTGAGGAGCAGCCGCGATCGGAGGTCAAGACTCCTTCTCGACAGGATCTAGTGGACGGAGTGAAGAATGTGGCCAAGCACAAGGTCTTGGTGATTGGAATTGCTTCCGACATTCTGTTTCCCAGTtggcagcagaaggagattgctGAAGTTCTGCGAGAATCTGTGAGACAGCAGGGAGGTAACGAATTTGGCATTCATCAcattgagcttggagaggACGTTTCCATGTATGGACATGACACCTTCCTTTTGGATGTGGAGAATGTGGGAGGACCCATCAAGCGGTTCCTGGAGCATTAG
- a CDS encoding uncharacterized protein (Compare to YALI0C24255g, similar to uniprot|Q03148 Saccharomyces cerevisiae YMR096w SNZ1 stationary phase protein), which produces MSTVEKSFEEQFKLQAGLAQMLKGGVIMDVVNAEQAKIAQEAGAVAVMALEKIPADIRADGGVARMSDPAMIKEIMAAVSIPVMAKCRIGHFVEAQIIEEIGVDYIDESEVLTPADQFHHINKRDFKVPFVCGAKNLGEALRRIHEGAAFIRTKGEAGTGDVTEAVKHMRTIQSEINKTRHMSEIELYTYAKEIGASFDLLKITAKEGRLPVVNFAAGGVATPADAALCMQLGCDGVFVGSGIFLGNNPAERAKAIVQAVTHYKDPKVLAEVSSNLGPAMVGRTVESLRAHDKLASRGW; this is translated from the coding sequence atgTCTACCGTCGAGAAGTCTTTTGAGGAGCAGTTCAAGCTGCAGGCCGGTCTGGCCCAGATGCTCAAGGGTGGCGTCATCATGGACGTTGTCAACGCCGAGCAGGCCAAGATTGCCCAGGAGGCCGGAGCCGTGGCCGTTATGGCCCTTGAGAAGATCCCCGCCGACATTCGAGCCGACGGAGGAGTCGCCCGAATGTCCGACCCCGCTatgatcaaggagatcatgGCTGCCGTGTCCATCCCCGTTATGGCCAAGTGCCGAATCGGTCACTTTGTCGAGGCCCAGATCATTGAGGAGATTGGTGTCGACTACATTGACGAGTCTGAGGTTCTGACCCCCGCTGACCAGTTCCaccacatcaacaagcGAGACTTCAAGGTCCCCTTCGTTTGCGGTGCCAAGAACCTGGGTGAGGCTCTCCGACGAATCCACGAGGGAGCTGCCTTCATCCGAACCAAGGGTGAGGCCGGTACTGGTGATGTCACCGAGGCCGTCAAGCACATGCGAACCATCCAGTCCGAGATCAACAAGACCCGACACATGTCTGAGATTGAGCTCTACACCtacgccaaggagattggtGCCTCTTtcgatctgctcaagatcaccgccaaggagggcCGACTCCCCGTCGTCAACTTCGCCGCTGGAGGTGTCGCTACCCCCGCTGATGCCGCTCTGTGCATGCAGCTTGGCTGCGACGGTGTCTTTGTTGGCTCTGGTATCTTCCTCGGCAACAACCCCGCTGAGCGagccaaggccattgtcCAGGCCGTGACCCACTacaaggaccccaaggtTCTTGCTGAGGTCTCCTCTAACCTGGGCCCCGCTATGGTCGGCCGAACCGTCGAGTCTCTGCGAGCCCACGACAAGCTCGCTTCTCGAGGATGGTAA
- a CDS encoding mitochondrial 37S ribosomal protein uS15m (Compare to YALI0C24277g, weakly similar to uniprot|P21771 Saccharomyces cerevisiae YDR337w MRPS28 ribosomal protein of the small subunit mitochondrial, similar to Saccharomyces cerevisiae MRPS28 (YDR337W); ancestral locus Anc_5.389) produces MIRTRVSTLVALPKAAMAAPVASFHTSAVAEYMRGKKGPPPKSRAVLRQEALTRVRKNLARKFNKAKEEEAAWVDPVLGVPGNAFLERVNAMASLGTNQLPGFKLADTEALLFGSEVATMTGVSGSKGDVASKLANKREAVNRILSLRNGNSADTLKHKVRLAREEFERFPGDTGSPEVQAAVNTIRIHHLVNHLRENKQDIENTIVLNQLVQDRRKMLAYLKRKNPEKYFFTIEKLGLTDTSATEEFQLNRNYFARVNFFGENTLPARVTRTERAEQRKIAKQQKSIAKLHEGKHLDPKEAKRQARLEARQERLQAAKEESAEL; encoded by the coding sequence ATGATCCGAACCAGGGTATCGACATTGGTGGCTTTGCCAAAGGCAGCCATGGCCGCCCCAGTCGCGTCTTTCCACACATCCGCAGTCGCCGAGTACATGCGAGGCAAAAAGGGGCCTCCCCCGAAGAGTCGAGCGGTTCTGCGACAGGAGGCTCTGACCCGAGTGCGAAAGAATTTGGCCCGAAAGTTCAACAAGGctaaggaggaggaggctgcaTGGGTTGATCCCGTTCTCGGCGTGCCCGGCAACGCCTTCCTCGAGCGAGTCAATGCCATGGCCAGTCTAGGCACCAACCAGTTGCCCGGCTTCAAACTGGCCGATACTGAGGCTCTGCTGTTTGGATCCGAGGTAGCTACTATGACCGGCGTCAGCGGCTCCAAGGGCGACGTGGCCTCCAAGCTCGCCAATAAGCGGGAAGCTGTTAACCGAATCCTGTCTCTTCGGAACGGAAATTCAGCTGACACTCTCAAGCACAAGGTCCGTCTGGCTCGGGAAGAATTTGAGCGGTTCCCCGGCGACACTGGCTCGCCCGAGGTCCAGGCCGCCGTCAACACCATCCGAATCCACCATCTGGTCAACCATCTCAGAGAGAACAAGCAGGACATCGAGAACACAATTGTGCTGAACCAACTGGTGCAGGACCGACGAAAAATGCTCGCCTACCTTAAGCGAAAGAACCCCGAAAAGTACTTCTTCACCATTGAGAAGCTTGGTCTCACTGATACCTCCGCCACCGAGGAATTCCAGCTCAACCGAAACTACTTTGCGCGAGTCAACTTCTTCGGTGAGAACACCCTGCCTGCCCGAGTCACACGAACCGAGAGAGCCGAGCAGCGAAAGAttgccaagcagcagaaatCCATTGCCAAGCTCCATGAGGGCAAGCATCTGGATCCCAAGGAGGCTAAGCGTCAGGCTCGTCTGGAGGCTCGACAGGAGCGTCTTCAGGCCGCCAAAGAAGAAAGCGCTGAGCTTTAA